The Oceanococcus sp. HetDA_MAG_MS8 genome has a window encoding:
- a CDS encoding DUF2333 family protein, which produces MFVEDGRWRIPRRLAQVLLPLFTVLVGWGMFISQTPPVPANSSQPQTAAGVATVDAGIAVASTLLDKRGGYISNDITPPSWWLDNIQNWEFGVLKMTRDFARVLRNEMSRSQSQSTEDPALAQAEPKFSIDHDSWMFPRAEGKYREGISLLQDYRSRLLAADSSAHFHANAENLVDYLQVVEKRLGNMVQRLGMSVGKVTVDDASLEALAAAGNDHPRPGAAGESVERTSWFAIDDVFFEARGTVWALLAILQAAETDFAAVLTDKQASIQYRQILRELEAANAPLRTPMILNGGGFAMWPNHSLVMASYLGSANAALANLIGLLENG; this is translated from the coding sequence ATGTTTGTTGAGGACGGTCGCTGGCGTATTCCACGTCGACTGGCGCAGGTGCTTTTGCCGCTGTTCACAGTACTGGTCGGCTGGGGCATGTTCATAAGTCAAACGCCACCAGTGCCGGCCAATTCCAGCCAGCCTCAAACAGCGGCAGGCGTCGCGACCGTGGATGCGGGCATCGCGGTGGCCAGCACCCTGCTTGATAAGCGCGGCGGTTATATCTCCAACGACATCACACCGCCGTCCTGGTGGCTGGACAACATTCAGAACTGGGAATTTGGGGTGCTCAAAATGACGCGCGACTTCGCGAGGGTGTTGCGTAACGAAATGTCCCGCTCGCAAAGCCAATCCACGGAAGACCCGGCTCTGGCCCAAGCCGAGCCCAAGTTCTCCATCGACCACGACTCTTGGATGTTTCCGCGTGCAGAAGGCAAGTACCGTGAAGGCATTTCGCTGCTGCAGGATTACCGATCCCGGCTACTGGCGGCCGATAGCAGCGCGCACTTCCATGCCAATGCCGAAAACTTAGTGGATTACCTGCAAGTTGTGGAGAAACGGCTGGGCAACATGGTGCAGCGGTTGGGCATGAGTGTGGGCAAAGTCACCGTGGACGACGCCAGCCTGGAAGCATTAGCAGCAGCCGGAAATGACCATCCACGCCCGGGTGCAGCCGGCGAATCTGTAGAGCGCACCAGCTGGTTCGCCATTGATGATGTGTTCTTTGAAGCCCGTGGAACGGTATGGGCCTTACTCGCCATACTCCAAGCTGCGGAAACCGACTTTGCAGCGGTACTCACCGACAAACAAGCCTCCATTCAATACCGGCAAATTCTGCGTGAGTTGGAGGCGGCCAATGCCCCGCTGCGCACCCCCATGATTCTCAATGGTGGTGGCTTTGCCATGTGGCCCAACCACAGCCTGGTCATGGCCTCATACCTGGGTTCCGCGAACGCGGCCCTCGCCAATTTGATCGGCCTGCTGGAGAACGGTTAA